A DNA window from Plasmodium vinckei vinckei genome assembly, chromosome: PVVCY_02 contains the following coding sequences:
- a CDS encoding phenylalanine--tRNA ligase alpha subunit, putative — protein sequence MNINTEEDKRNEELVEFLNILENEFNINDEDLKNEKKEDIDYYNNLKKDKGIEVFRNKHANSIRLSNKYGIDHNKVIGMIKKLETLYYIINIVKSFNIYDLTEEGKEYLKHGSPEFVVLKYIYEKKKCTMDELKKLYGKKGEIGLNINLKEKLIQLNKVEKCLSCNLDNVNNQFEDTTQKCLSIINTLGNEEESLLKEINNLYSTKGKSQNCVDYGIKIINELKKRKLIEIKKKTYSQVIKTSNFKKEIKKQITDLNYLLLKNNEYKKYDIKKYNFFSSGKKINKGNIHLLTKQMRFFKDIFISLGFEEMNTQNYVESSFWCFDALYIPQQHPSRDLQDTFFVKYPEYSQNNFIDNEYIDNIKRVHTDGDYGSFGWNYKWKLDESKKNVLRTHTTANSCRALFKLAKLYKEKGHIIPRKYFSIDRVFRNENLDSTHLAEFHQIEGLVIDKNIGLSQLIAMLSAFYKYIGIHKLKFKPTFNPYTEPSMEVYGYHEEHKKWLEVGNSGIFRPEMLRPMGFPKDVSVMAWGLSLERPTMIKYGINNIRDLFGYKSVV from the coding sequence atgaatataaatacagaGGAAGATAAAAGAAATGAGGAGTTAGTTGAGTTTCTAAATATTTTGGAGAatgaatttaatataaatgatgaagatttaaaaaatgaaaaaaaagaagatattgattattataataatttaaaaaaagataaaggAATAGAAGTGTTTAGAAATAAACATGCAAACTCAATAAGGCtaagtaataaatatggaaTAGATCATAATAAAGTAATAGGGATGATTAAAAAGTTAGaaacattatattatattattaatattgttaaaagttttaatatatatgatttaaCAGAGGAAGgaaaagaatatttaaaacatgGATCTCCAGAATTTGTTgtcttaaaatatatttatgaaaaaaaaaaatgtactATGGATGagcttaaaaaattatatggtAAAAAGGGAGAAATAggattaaatataaatttaaaagaaaaattaatacaaCTAAATAAAGttgaaaaatgtttaagttgtaatttagataatgtaaataatcAATTTGAAGATACAACACAAAAATGTCTaagtataataaatacattaGGTAATGAAGAAGAATCTCTCCTTaaagaaattaataatttatattcaacAAAAGGAAAATCACAAAATTGTGTCGATTATggaattaaaataattaatgaaCTTAAAAAGCGTAAGCtaattgaaataaaaaaaaaaacatatagccaagtaataaaaacaagtaatttcaaaaaagaaataaaaaaacaaattactgatttaaattatttattactaaaaaataatgaatataaaaaatatgacataaaaaaatataattttttttcaagtggtaaaaaaattaataaaggTAATATACACCTTTTAACAAAACAAATgagattttttaaagatatatttatttctcttGGATTTGAAGAGATGAATACACAAAATTATGTTGAATCTTCTTTTTGGTGTTTTGatgcattatatataccaCAACAACATCCAAGTAGGGACTTACAAgatacattttttgtaaaatatccTGAATACtctcaaaataattttattgacAACGaatatattgataatataaaaagagtGCACACAGATGGTGATTATGGAAGTTTTGGTTGGAATTATAAATGGAAATTAGATGagagtaaaaaaaatgttttaagaACACATACTACTGCAAACTCTTGTCGAGCTTTATTTAAGTTAgctaaattatataaagaaaaaggaCATATTATACCTAGGAAATATTTTAGTATTGATAGAGTATTTcgaaatgaaaatttagaTAGTACCCATTTAGCAGAATTTCATCAAATTGAAGGATTAgtaattgataaaaatattggaTTATCACAATTAATAGCAATGTTATCtgctttttataaatatataggaatacataaattaaaatttaagcCAACTTTTAATCCATATACTGAACCATCTATGGAAGTTTATGGATATCATGAagaacataaaaaatggttGGAAGTTGGGAATAGTGGAATATTTCGACCTGAAATGTTAAGGCCAATGGGATTTCCAAAAGATGTTTCTGTGATGGCATGGGGATTAAGTTTAGAGAGACCAACcatgataaaatatggCATCAATAATATTCGTGACCTTTTTGGTTATAAGAGTGTAGTATAG
- a CDS encoding phosphatidate cytidylyltransferase, putative, translated as MVVFTFYHILLIAIFRLANRVFSFMNGILISSIGTFFLTASLYSLTYDYLNVKVFPGLIFLVLSKLILSIALYGGYCAYFIQNGKDKKQNKTKIIIATFLFFSYNIYNFFLKEHNTGNINDIKFLDYAMNLIRRNNNLILIGVWFFITLLYLIFINFLTKKQENLIYIRKHYHFLLFVNTNLAFWAGKVELLTIVLSFILPLFILIEILRKNYENAFNSNNWLNLFFTRFIDDRDRHGLILTHIYLLAGAYLPIVADVVLSNTNYNYNKKEIIYLFRETNLILYCSGLYSICIGDSFAAIGGRLYSTPKITNTNNKSYLGCFFFFCTTFLSLVFFSYLQKTNFTNIKECFIISLFGAIFEAYLNDIDNLLLPIFSFCVYLCFEE; from the exons ATGGTGGTTTTCACCTTTTAtcacattttattaatagcAATATTTCGTTTGGCAAATAG aGTATTTTCATTCATGAATGGGATACTTATAAGTTCGATTGggacattttttttaaccgCTTCATTATATAGTCTAACTTACGACTATTTAAATGTTAAGGTATTTCCTggattaatttttttagttttaaGCAAATTg ATATTGAGCATAGCATTATATGGGGGATATtgtgcatattttatacaaaatggcaaagacaaaaaacaaaacaaaacgaaaattattatagcaacatttctttttttttcttataacatatacaacttttttttaaaagagcATAATACtggaaatataaatg ACATAAAATTCCTAGACTATGCAATGAACCTTATAAGAAGGAATAACAATTTGATTTTAATAGGAGTATGGTTTTTCATAACATTATTGTatctaatttttataaactttttaactaaaaaacaagaaaatttaatatatataaggaAGCATTACCATTTCCTTCTTTTTGTGAATACCAATTTAGCATTTTGGGCAGGGAAA GTTGAGTTGCTAACAATAGTgctatcatttatattaccCCTTTTCATACTGATTGAGATTTTACGAAAAAATTACGAAAATGCATTTAATTCCAACAACTGGctgaatttattttttacaag gtTTATCGATGATAGAGACCGGCATGGACTTATTTTAACACACATATATCTTTTAGCTgg aGCATACTTGCCAATTGTTGCTGATGTTGTTTTGAGCAACAccaattataattataataagaaagaaatcatatatttatttcgagaaacaaatttaattttatattgttcTGGATTATATTCCATATGCATAGGGGATTCATTT GCGGCAATAGGAGGACGTTTATATTCCACCCCAAAAATCAcgaatacaaataataaatcctATTTAG gttgttttttttttttttgtactACCTTCTTATCGCtagttttttttagctACCTTcag aaaacaaattttactaatataaaagaatgctttattatatcattatttggGGCTATATTCGAG gcTTATTTGAACGATATCGATAATTTACTTTTAccaattttttctttttgcgTGTATTTA